The stretch of DNA GATGTTCTTTCAGGCCGTCGCGACCTCTGCCGCCAACCCCAGGAACCGCCGCAGCTCGTCGCGCTTGGCCAAGGCATCGCTGCGCCCCAGCTCGATCAATTCGCTGCAATACCCCGCCTCGAACAGCAGGTAACTCAAGACCCCGGCACCACTGGTCTTGGTCGCCCCCGGCCCGCGCAGGAACAGGCGCAATGCCGCCGGCAGCTCATGCCGGTGACGCGCGGCGATCTCGTCGATCGGCTGGCTGGGGGCGATCACCAGCACCTCCACCGGCGCCACGCCCAGGGTACGGACGGGCGTGCCCGAAGGCAGCAGATGACTGAACTGGTTGAGTCGCTGCAAGAGCTCGATGTCGCTCTCCAGGCTATCAATGAACGTACTGTTGAGCATGTGGCCACCGATCTGCGCCAGCGTCGGCTGCTGCCCGGTGTAGCTGCGTTGCTGGGGCGCCTGCGGATCGATGCCACGGGGGTTGCCGCTGACCCCGACCACCAGCACCCGGCTGGCCCCCAGGTGCAAGGCCGGACTGATGGGCGCCGATTGCCGCACCGCGCCGTCGCCGAAAAACTCCTGGTCGATTTTCACCGGCGCGAACAGCAGTGGAATCGCCGAGCTGGCCAGCAAGTGTTCAACCGTGAGTTCGGTGGGCAGGCCGATACGCCGATGGCGCAACCAGGCCTCGATGGTGCCGCCGCCCTGGTAGAAGGTCACCGCCTGGCCCGATTCATAACCGAAGGCCGTGACCGCCACCGCCTGCAGATGCTTTTGCGCAATGGCATGACGAATACCGGACAGCTGCAATTTATCGTTCAACAACTGCCGCAGCGGCGAGCTGTTGAGCAACGCCACCGGCACTTGCGCGCCCAGGCCGAGCAGGCTGTGGCCAACGAACCGGGTGGCCTGGCGGATCACCCCGGGCCAGTCGCTGCGAATCACCTGATGGCTGCGAAAGCCCTGCCAGAACGCCGTGAGACGCTCGATGGCCGCGGTGAAATCCAGCGCGCCGCTGGCCAGGCTGACCGCATTGATCGCCCCGGCCGAGGTCCCGACTATCACCGGGAAGGGATTGCTCGCCCCCGCCGGCAGCAATTCGGCAATCGCCGCCAGCACCCCCACCTGATATGCCGCACGAGCCCCGCCGCCGGAAAGAATCAATCCTGTGACCGGTTCCGCTGGGCTCATCGCTACACTCCATGGCGCTGATAAAGGGCTTTCAATCTAGGCTCTGTACGAAAAGTGGCTACACTCGGCCATGCTGCGTTAAAAACAGGCTCGGAATGCTCATTTAGGCCCCTAAACTCCGCTTCCTCGCCTGTTTTTGCCTTGCCTGACCTTCGCTCGCCGACTTTTCGTCCTAGAGCCTAACGCGATAAATTCAACCGCGCTTCTTATACAGCTTCGGCTCGCCTGGCGGACGGCTCTTGAAGCGCCGATGCGCCCACAGATACTGCTCCGGACACTCGCGCAGCACACCTTCGATCCACTGGTTGATGCGCAGGCAATCGGCCTCTTCGGTCTCACCCGGGAAATCCTGCAACGGCGGGTGAATCACCAGCCGATAACCACTGCCATCGGCCAGCCGCTGCTGAGTGAAAGGCACCACCAGGGCCTTGCCCAGCCGGGCGAACTTGCTGGTGGCGGTGACCGTCGCCGCCTGGATGCCGAACAGCGGCACGAACACGCTCTGCTTGGCGCCGTAATCCTGGTCCGGTGCGTACCAGATGGCCCGCCCGGCGCGCAGCAGCTTGAGCATGCCGCGCACGTCTTCACGCTCCACCGCCAGGGAATCCAGATTGTGCCGCTCGCGGCCACGACGCTGGATGAAATCGAACAG from Pseudomonas chlororaphis subsp. chlororaphis encodes:
- a CDS encoding patatin-like phospholipase family protein, whose translation is MSPAEPVTGLILSGGGARAAYQVGVLAAIAELLPAGASNPFPVIVGTSAGAINAVSLASGALDFTAAIERLTAFWQGFRSHQVIRSDWPGVIRQATRFVGHSLLGLGAQVPVALLNSSPLRQLLNDKLQLSGIRHAIAQKHLQAVAVTAFGYESGQAVTFYQGGGTIEAWLRHRRIGLPTELTVEHLLASSAIPLLFAPVKIDQEFFGDGAVRQSAPISPALHLGASRVLVVGVSGNPRGIDPQAPQQRSYTGQQPTLAQIGGHMLNSTFIDSLESDIELLQRLNQFSHLLPSGTPVRTLGVAPVEVLVIAPSQPIDEIAARHRHELPAALRLFLRGPGATKTSGAGVLSYLLFEAGYCSELIELGRSDALAKRDELRRFLGLAAEVATA